In Eubalaena glacialis isolate mEubGla1 chromosome 3, mEubGla1.1.hap2.+ XY, whole genome shotgun sequence, the following are encoded in one genomic region:
- the CNKSR1 gene encoding connector enhancer of kinase suppressor of ras 1, which yields MEPVATWTPGKVASWLRGLDDSLQDYHFEDWELPGKYLLQLCPRSLEALTVWPLGHQELILEGVEQLRALSSGLQSENLQSLTEGLLEGIRAFQSLVQGRLGGCAEPPADVLTAAMELVHEARSLLFWLNRYLFSHLNDFSSCQEIGELCGELGQALQEDCPAAEKESKVLRISSHVAGICHNILSCSPEELLEQKAVLQHVPLDHPSGLEIHTTSNCLHFVSRVGTQVPIDSRLQILPGDEIVQINEQVVVGWPHKNVVRELLREPDGVSLVLKKVLAPEIPSQTPPQALGPPHPVSPSLAPALPSPRAPSEDVFAFDLTSNPSPGASPAAWTASTSLDPEPLPGPHAPSATLLAGVADAPEPPEHPEKSPVPGRKKSKGVAMQLSRRQVSCRELGRPDCDGWLLLRKVPRGFMGPRWRRCWFVLKGHTLYWYRQPQDEKAEGLINVSNYSLESGQDQKKKYVFQLTHNVYKPFIFAADTLTDLSTWVRHLITCISKYRSPGRAPLPREEDCYSETEAEDPDDEAGSCSASPSPAQAGSSLHGDTSPAAALTQGSPRTSFSPLTDSSEGALEGMVRGLRLGGVSLLGRPQPLTHEQWRSSFMRRNRDPQLNERVHRVRALQSTLKAKMQELQALEEVLGDPELTGEKFRRWKEQNQELYSEGLGACGVERAEDSSQARNLDSREPSSHPPPSQPEEHSCLRPLTPESDL from the exons GCCTCGATGATTCCCTGCAGGACTATCACTTTGAGGACTGGGAGCTGCCTGGCAAGTACCTGCTCCAGCTCTGCCCCCGAAGCCTGGAAGCTCTAACTGTGTGGCCTCTGGGCCACCAGGAGCTCATCCTGGAAGGGGTGGAACAGCTCCGGGCCCTG AGCTCTGGGCTACAGTCAGAGAACCTGCAGAGCCTGACAGAGGGGCTGCTGGAGGGGATCCGGGCATTCCAGAGCTTAGTCCAAGGTCGCTTGGGGGGCTGTGCTGAGCCTCCTGCAGATGTCCTCACCGCAGCCATGGAGCTGGTGCATGAGGCCCGTTCCCTCCTCTTCTGGCTCAACAG GTACCTCTTCTCCCACTTAAATGACTTCTCATCCTGCCAGGAGATTGGGGAATTGTGCGGGGAGCTGGGCCAGGCCTTGCAGGAG GACTGTCCAGCGGCTGAGAAGGAGAGCAAAGTCCTGAGGATT AGCAGCCACGTGGCCGGGATCTGCCACAACATCCTGAGCTGCAGCCCAGAGGAGCTGCTGGAGCAGAAGGCCGTGCTACAGCACGTGCCGCTGGACCATCCTTCG GGCCTGGAGATCCACACCACCAGCAACTGCCTGCACTTTGTGTCTCGAGTGGGCACCCAG GTCCCCATTGATTCCCGGCTGCAGATCCTGCCTGGAGACGAGATTGTCCAGATCAATGAGCAGGTGGTG GTGGGCTGGCCCCATAAAAACGTGGTGAGGGAGCTGCTCCGGGAGCCAGACGGGGTCAGCTTAGTGCTGAAGAAGGTCCTGGCGCCGGAGATACCCTCACAG ACCCCTCCTCAGGCCCTGGGCCCCCCACACCCAGTGAGCCCATCGCTGGCTCCGGCCCTGCCGTCTCCCAG GGCCCCATCGGAAGACGTCTTCGCCTTCGACCTGACTTCAAACCCAAGTCCCGGAGCCAGCCCTGCTGCCTGGACAG CCTCAACCTCCCTTGACCCGGAGCCCCTGCCCGGCCCCCATGCACCCTCAGCCACACTCCTAGCTGGGGTAGCAGACGCTCCAGAGCCCCCAGAACACCCTGAAAAG AGTCCTGTCCCTGGTCGCAAGAAATCAAAAG GCGTGGCGATGCAGCTGAGCCGCCGGCAGGTGTCCTGCCGGGAGCTGGGCCGGCCTGACTGTGATGGCTGGCTCCTGCTCCGCAAGGTGCCCAGGGGCTTCATGGGCCCGCGCTGGCGCCGCTGCTGGTTTGTGCTCAAGGGACACACGCTCTACTGGTACCGCCAGCCCCAG GATGAGAAGGCTGAGGGCCTCATCAATGTCTCCAACTACAGCCTGGAAAGTGGACAAgatcagaagaaaaaata tgTGTTCCAGCTCACCCATAACGTGTACAAACCCTTCATCTTCGCTGCTGATACCCTGACGGACCTGAGCAC GTGGGTGCGCCATCTCATTACCTGCATTTCCAAGTACCGGTCTCCAGGCCGCGCCCCCTTGCCCCGAGAGGAAG ACTGCTACAGTGAGACGGAAGCAGAAGACCCCGACGATGAGGCTGGATCCTGCTCAGCCTCG cccagcccggcCCAAGCTGGGAGTTCGCTCCACGGAGACACATCACCTGCGGCCGCCCTCACGCAGGGCAGCCCACGGACCTCCTTCAGCCCTCTGACAG ACAGCAGCGAAGGGGCCCTGGAAGGAATGGTACGGGGGCTGAGGCTGGGTGGCGTGTCCCTCCTGGGCAGGCCGCAGCCCCTCACTCACGAGCAGTGGCGGAGCTCTTTCATGCGGCGCAACCGAGACCCCCAGCTCAATGAGCGAGTGCACCGCGTGCGGGCGCTGCAGAGCACGCTCAAG GCAAAGATGCAGGAGCTGCAGGCCCTGGAGGAGGTGCTAGGCGACCCCGAGCTCACTGGGGAGAAATTCCGCAGGTGGAAGGAGCAGAACCAGGAGCTCTACTCAGAGGGCCTGGGGGCCTGCGGAGTGGAGCGGGCCGAGGACAGCTCCCAAGCCCGAAACCTTGACTCCAGGGAACCgtcttcccaccccccaccctctcAGCCTGAGGAGCACTCCTGTCTCCGCCCCCTGACCCCAGAGAGTGACCTCTGA
- the CATSPER4 gene encoding cation channel sperm-associated protein 4, translating into MADNQSTWWQHWTDTTYIKPLNHMRAAHEPYLRPEEQVLINRRDITSSKDAWDMQEFIIRMYVKELLRHPAFQLLLAVLLVVNAITIALRTNSVLGQKHYELFSTIDDIVLTILICEILLGWLNGFWIFWKDGWNILNFLIIFILLLGFFVNELSAISITYTLRALRLVHVCMAVEPLARIIRVILQSVPDMANIMALILFFMLVFSVFGVTLFGAFVPMHFQNMQVALYTLFICITQDGWVDIYGDFQMETREYAVEIGGAIYFAIFITVGAFIGINLLVVVVTTNLEQMMKAGEQGQQRQIAFSETGNEEGNGNNELPLVHCVVARLETSGVPQEPFMGGLPTNLSEDTFDNFCLVLEAIQENLMQYKEIRDELNTIVDEVRSIRFNQEQEEELMQRHLSWSLSRASGSSTAVREMTCQQDLITALVNREKVQESNTNVLLNKHKSSR; encoded by the exons ATGGCGGATAACCAGAGTACCTGGTGGCAGCACTGGACCGACACCACCTATATCAAGCCTTTGAACCACATG AGGGCCGCTCACGAGCCCTACCTCCGGCCAGAGGAGCAAGTGCTCATCAACCGCCGAGATATCACTAGCAGTAAG GATGCCTGGGACATGCAGGAGTTCATCATTCGCATGTATGTCAAGGAGCTGCTCCGACACCCGGCCTTCCAGCTGCTGCTGGCCGTGCTGCTGGTGGTCAACGCCATCACCATCGCTCTCCGCACCAACTCCGTTCTTGGCCAG AAACACTATGAGTTGTTCTCTACCATAGATGACATTGTGCTGACtatccttatctgtgaaattctTCTCGGCTGGTTAAATGGCTTCTGGATTTTCTGGAAG GACGGCTGGAACATCCTCAACTTCCTTATCATCTTTATCTTGCTCCTGGGGTTCTTCGTTAATGAACTCAGTGCCATCTCTATCACCTACACCCTCAG GGCACTTCGTCTGGTGCACGTGTGCATGGCAGTGGAGCCCCTGGCCCGGATCATCCGTGTCATCCTGCAGTCAGTGCCCGACATGGCCAACATCATGGCCCTCATCCTCTTCTTCATGCTG GTGTTCTCAGTATTTGGGGTCACTCTCTTTGGTGCGTTCGTGCCCATGCATTTCCAGAACATGCAGGTTGCCCTGTATACCCTCTTCATCTGCATCACCCAGGATGGCTGGGTGGACATCTACGGTGACTTTCA GATGGAGACAAGGGAGTACGCAGTGGAGATTGGGGGCGCCATCTACTTTGCCATCTTCATCACCGTCGGTGCCTTCATTGGCATCAACCTGTTGGTCGTCGTGGTGACCACCAATCTGGAGCAAATGATGAAGGCAGGCGAACAGGGGCAACAGCGTCAAATAGCCTTCAGTGAG acAGGCAACGAGGAGGGAAATGGGAATAACGAGCTGCCGCTGGTGCACTGCGTGGTCGCCCGTTTGGAGACATCTGGCGTCCCCCAGGAGCCGTTTATGGGGGGCCTCCCGACGAACCTCTCAGAAGACACATTCGACAACTTTTGCTTGGTGCTCGAGGCAATACAGGAGAACCTGATGCAGTACAAGGAGATCCGAGATGAGCTCAACAC GATAGTGGACGAAGTACGCTCCATCCGCTTCAaccaggagcaggaggaggagctgATGCAGAGGCACTTGTCGTGGAGCCTGTCGAGGGCGAGCGGGTCCTCCACAGCCGTCCGTGAGATGACTTGCCAGCAAGACTTGATCACTGCGCTCGTCAACAGGGAAAAG GTCCAGGAATCCAACACAAATGTACTCCTTAATAAACACAAGTCCAGCCGCTGA